A window of Daphnia pulicaria isolate SC F1-1A chromosome 10, SC_F0-13Bv2, whole genome shotgun sequence contains these coding sequences:
- the LOC124314407 gene encoding transcriptional regulator ovo-like isoform X2, with translation MPKIFVLRNRLQEQQARLLETQKGQHIKIRTDELSTDAHLNQQHRQQQQQQNHGGSEMQDEPVALIVDRKSDITAAVAAISLTATTSDKDNHQQQQPAPPCQQQPEKKRETVEVEEEEEEESSTENEKEEPQPQSGSGRRYLPFFAHLQKEQQQPEVSAAVVSEDEQQPTTPGPLRYVSVIQRTPLFRPREPEAEKKRELVQPSPKPKKEPLPEADKGVLNRENEEEAEEDKEDDDYDAVAEAAMPVQEAPIDYHVPRAKSPDNVDEPERPRGEVRETAASARRRAREAADNGAIDMRCVRPRLSASPRRRGGNHHHDSKPMDGDNGCGGGGGGGNGGGGSNSGSGGGGGYSDSGNRSYQMGGGGGGMSGFSGGSDSGNGGGNDNHLPYGDGSLPLDGCGNEFDYTRLEQLGPLPSLNDVLPSMRSFHPSLYARLQEPPRYANPPDLDRPPGVGGGGGGGPGGGPGSNSDLEATLTSLTSLTNLNPFNGNLNLYGNYSQNAYNFNNSGHGGPVTAAHTPNSGGGPSPCGGTQADLFELANDPDMCADDQNSFCPDVDQITGLQLNFPVESGVHAMPEQHHIAASQQQQQQQQDRLYHHQQQQQQQQQHDQQHTRVYTTSPGGYSTVSQTHRRGGSPTESDGLSGLINFSPSALLTPLSIDQSPLMDVQFGSSQMSPCSINSSSSPVPHCESSGGLLNRSLHAHTPAPQHQQQQQNNNNNNNNSVMSVDQSDNESVSNLQVRVSVLQQRDISMQLGLPNDAPLEFVNGGHGIKNPLVHDNDGKDSTRDGFESDSSSRTQIHMKSSKRGNNSGGGRDGAISACSSSTAADGMNTGADPDDPNKFTCRLCSKSFTLQRLLNRHMKCHSDVKRYLCTFCGKGFNDTFDLKRHTRTHTGVRPYKCALCEKSFTQRCSLESHCLKVHGVAHQYQYKERRAKVYVCEECGHTTNEPEVHYVHLKELHPYSPALLKFYDKRHFKFTNNNFTNMLLQVRS, from the exons atgccgAAGATTTTCGTGCTGAGGAATCGCTTGCAGGAGCAACAGGCCCGCCTGTTGGAGACGCAGAAAGGCCAACACATCAAGATCCGCACGGACGAATTGTCCACCGATGCTCATCTCAATCAACAGcatcgccaacaacaacaacaacaaaatcatgGCGGCTCTGAGATGCAGGACGAGCCCGTGGCGTTGATTGTCGACAGAAAATCGGATATCACCGCCGCAGTGGCCGCCATTTCCCTCACAGCAACTACTTCCGACAAGGATaatcaccaacaacaacaaccagcacCACCTTGTCAACAACAACcag aaaagaaacgagaaacggtagaagtggaagaagaagaagaagaagagtccagcactgaaaatgaaaaggaagaaCCGCAGCCGCAGTCTGGATCCGGACGGAGGTACTTGCCCTTTTTCGCTCATCTTCaaaaggagcagcagcagccggaggTGTCGGCGGCCGTGGTTAGTGAAGATGAACAGCAACCGACCACACCCGGACCGTTGCGCTACGTTTCAGTTATCCAGAGGACGCCACTCTTCCGCCCGCGTGAACCCGAAGCCGAAAAGAAACGGGAACTTGTTCAACCGTCACCCAAACCCAAGAAGGAACCTCTGCCGGAAGCTGACAAAGGAGTATTGAATCgtgaaaacgaagaagaagccgaagaagataaagaagatgatgactaTGATGCCGTGGCAGAGGCGGCCATGCCCGTCCAGGAGGCGCCTATCGATTACCACGTCCCGAGAGCCAAGTCACCCGACAACGTGGACGAGCCGGAAAGGCCTCGAGGAGAAGTGAGAGAGACGGCTGCATCCGCCCGACGCCGAGCTCGTGAAGCGGCTGATAATGGCGCCATTGACATGCGTTGCGTCCGGCCCCGTCTGTCAGCGTCGCCCAGGCGTCGCGGAGGTAACCACCACCACGACAGTAAACCGATGGATGGAGATAACGGTTGCGGCGGAGGAGGTGGCGGTGGTAATGGCGGCGGAGGCAGCAATTCCGGAAGCGGAGGAGGCGGTGGATACAGCGACAGCGGCAACAGATCGTATCAGATGGGTGGCGGAGGAGGCGGAATGTCCGGATTTAGCGGAGGAAGCGACTCGGGTAACGGCGGTGGCAACGACAACCACCTGCCCTATGGTGATGGATCGCTGCCGCTGGACGGTTGCGGCAATGAATTCGACTACACGCgactggaacagttgggaCCGCTTCCGTCTCTCAACGACGTCCTTCCATCCATGCGATCCTTCCATCCGAGTCTCTACGCGCGATTACAGGAGCCGCCCCGTTACGCCAATCCGCCCGATTTAGACCGGCCGCCTGGCGTTggaggtggtggcggcggcggccctgGGGGTGGACCCGGAAGTAACAGCGACCTTGAAGCCACCTTGACGTCGTTGACGTCGCTAACCAACCTCAACCCGTTCAATGGAAATCTGAACCTCTACGGAAACTATTCGCAGAATGCCTACAATTTCAACAATTCCGGACACGGAGGACCCGTCACCGCCGCCCACACTCCCAATTCCGGCGGCGGTCCCAGCCCTTGCGGAGGCACCCAGGCCGATCTCTTTGAATTGGCCAACGATCCGGACATGTGCGCTGATGACCAAAACTCGTTCTGTCCGGATGTCGACCAGATCACCGGATTGCAGTTGAATTTCCCCGTCGAGTCGGGAGTTCACGCCATGCCCGAACAGCACCACATTGCTGcatcgcaacaacaacaacaacagcaacaagacAGACTgtaccaccaccaacaacagcaacaacaacaacaacaacacgatcAACAACACACCCGAGTCTACACAACATCACCTGGTGGTTATTCTACCGTTTCTCAGACTCATCGTCGCGGTGGATCCCCGACGGAATCGGATGGCCTTAGCGGCCTGATCAACTTCAGCCCATCGGCCCTGTTGACGCCGCTGTCCATCGATCAGTCGCCTCTGATGGACGTCCAGTTCGGCTCCTCTCAAATGTCGCCGTGCTCCATCAATTCCTCCTCATCGCCGGTTCCTCATTGCGAGTCTTCCGGCGGATTACTCAACCGCAGCCTTCACGCCCACACGCCGGCCCCTcaacaccagcagcaacaacagaacaacaacaacaacaataataattccGTCATGTCTGTCGACCAATCGGACAACGAGTCTGTTTCCAACCTGCAAGTCCGCGTTTCCGTCCTCCAGCAGCGG GACATTTCTATGCAACTGGGCTTGCCCAATGACGCCCCACTGGAATTCGTCAACGGCGGACATGGAATTAAAAATCCATTGGTGCACGACAACGACGGCAAGGACTCGACCCGCGATGGATTCGAATCGGATTCGTCGTCCAGGACTCAGATCCACATGAAATCGTCCAAGAGGGGCAACAACAGCGGAGGCGGAAGAGACGGAGCCATTTCGGCCTGCTCGTCGTCGACGGCGGCTGACGGAATGAACACGGGAGCCGATCCTGACGACCCCAACAAATTCACCTGCCGCCTCTGCTCCAAGAGTTTCACCCTGCAGCGACTGTTGAATCGGCACATGAAATGCCATTCGGACGTCAAGCGCTACCTGTGCACCTTCTGCGGGAAGGGTTTCAATGACACGTTCGATTTGAAACGACACACCCGAACGCATACAG GTGTTCGACCCTACAAATGTGCCCTGTGCGAGAAATCGTTTACGCAAAGGTGCTCGCTCGAGTCTCATTGTCTCAAGGTGCATGGTGTTGCCCATCAGTACCAATACAAAGAACGGAGAGCAAag GTATACGTTTGTGAGGAGTGCGGCCACACGACTAACGAGCCTGAGGTGCACTACGTCCACCTGAAAGAGCTCCACCCCTACAGTCCGGCCTTGCTCAAGTTCTACGACAAGAGGCACTTTAAGTtcaccaacaacaactttaCCAACATGCTGCTACAAGTTCGATCCtaa
- the LOC124314407 gene encoding transcriptional regulator ovo-like isoform X1, producing the protein MPKIFVLRNRLQEQQARLLETQKGQHIKIRTDELSTDAHLNQQHRQQQQQQNHGGSEMQDEPVALIVDRKSDITAAVAAISLTATTSDKDNHQQQQPAPPCQQQPVEKKRETVEVEEEEEEESSTENEKEEPQPQSGSGRRYLPFFAHLQKEQQQPEVSAAVVSEDEQQPTTPGPLRYVSVIQRTPLFRPREPEAEKKRELVQPSPKPKKEPLPEADKGVLNRENEEEAEEDKEDDDYDAVAEAAMPVQEAPIDYHVPRAKSPDNVDEPERPRGEVRETAASARRRAREAADNGAIDMRCVRPRLSASPRRRGGNHHHDSKPMDGDNGCGGGGGGGNGGGGSNSGSGGGGGYSDSGNRSYQMGGGGGGMSGFSGGSDSGNGGGNDNHLPYGDGSLPLDGCGNEFDYTRLEQLGPLPSLNDVLPSMRSFHPSLYARLQEPPRYANPPDLDRPPGVGGGGGGGPGGGPGSNSDLEATLTSLTSLTNLNPFNGNLNLYGNYSQNAYNFNNSGHGGPVTAAHTPNSGGGPSPCGGTQADLFELANDPDMCADDQNSFCPDVDQITGLQLNFPVESGVHAMPEQHHIAASQQQQQQQQDRLYHHQQQQQQQQQHDQQHTRVYTTSPGGYSTVSQTHRRGGSPTESDGLSGLINFSPSALLTPLSIDQSPLMDVQFGSSQMSPCSINSSSSPVPHCESSGGLLNRSLHAHTPAPQHQQQQQNNNNNNNNSVMSVDQSDNESVSNLQVRVSVLQQRDISMQLGLPNDAPLEFVNGGHGIKNPLVHDNDGKDSTRDGFESDSSSRTQIHMKSSKRGNNSGGGRDGAISACSSSTAADGMNTGADPDDPNKFTCRLCSKSFTLQRLLNRHMKCHSDVKRYLCTFCGKGFNDTFDLKRHTRTHTGVRPYKCALCEKSFTQRCSLESHCLKVHGVAHQYQYKERRAKVYVCEECGHTTNEPEVHYVHLKELHPYSPALLKFYDKRHFKFTNNNFTNMLLQVRS; encoded by the exons atgccgAAGATTTTCGTGCTGAGGAATCGCTTGCAGGAGCAACAGGCCCGCCTGTTGGAGACGCAGAAAGGCCAACACATCAAGATCCGCACGGACGAATTGTCCACCGATGCTCATCTCAATCAACAGcatcgccaacaacaacaacaacaaaatcatgGCGGCTCTGAGATGCAGGACGAGCCCGTGGCGTTGATTGTCGACAGAAAATCGGATATCACCGCCGCAGTGGCCGCCATTTCCCTCACAGCAACTACTTCCGACAAGGATaatcaccaacaacaacaaccagcacCACCTTGTCAACAACAACcag tagaaaagaaacgagaaacggtagaagtggaagaagaagaagaagaagagtccagcactgaaaatgaaaaggaagaaCCGCAGCCGCAGTCTGGATCCGGACGGAGGTACTTGCCCTTTTTCGCTCATCTTCaaaaggagcagcagcagccggaggTGTCGGCGGCCGTGGTTAGTGAAGATGAACAGCAACCGACCACACCCGGACCGTTGCGCTACGTTTCAGTTATCCAGAGGACGCCACTCTTCCGCCCGCGTGAACCCGAAGCCGAAAAGAAACGGGAACTTGTTCAACCGTCACCCAAACCCAAGAAGGAACCTCTGCCGGAAGCTGACAAAGGAGTATTGAATCgtgaaaacgaagaagaagccgaagaagataaagaagatgatgactaTGATGCCGTGGCAGAGGCGGCCATGCCCGTCCAGGAGGCGCCTATCGATTACCACGTCCCGAGAGCCAAGTCACCCGACAACGTGGACGAGCCGGAAAGGCCTCGAGGAGAAGTGAGAGAGACGGCTGCATCCGCCCGACGCCGAGCTCGTGAAGCGGCTGATAATGGCGCCATTGACATGCGTTGCGTCCGGCCCCGTCTGTCAGCGTCGCCCAGGCGTCGCGGAGGTAACCACCACCACGACAGTAAACCGATGGATGGAGATAACGGTTGCGGCGGAGGAGGTGGCGGTGGTAATGGCGGCGGAGGCAGCAATTCCGGAAGCGGAGGAGGCGGTGGATACAGCGACAGCGGCAACAGATCGTATCAGATGGGTGGCGGAGGAGGCGGAATGTCCGGATTTAGCGGAGGAAGCGACTCGGGTAACGGCGGTGGCAACGACAACCACCTGCCCTATGGTGATGGATCGCTGCCGCTGGACGGTTGCGGCAATGAATTCGACTACACGCgactggaacagttgggaCCGCTTCCGTCTCTCAACGACGTCCTTCCATCCATGCGATCCTTCCATCCGAGTCTCTACGCGCGATTACAGGAGCCGCCCCGTTACGCCAATCCGCCCGATTTAGACCGGCCGCCTGGCGTTggaggtggtggcggcggcggccctgGGGGTGGACCCGGAAGTAACAGCGACCTTGAAGCCACCTTGACGTCGTTGACGTCGCTAACCAACCTCAACCCGTTCAATGGAAATCTGAACCTCTACGGAAACTATTCGCAGAATGCCTACAATTTCAACAATTCCGGACACGGAGGACCCGTCACCGCCGCCCACACTCCCAATTCCGGCGGCGGTCCCAGCCCTTGCGGAGGCACCCAGGCCGATCTCTTTGAATTGGCCAACGATCCGGACATGTGCGCTGATGACCAAAACTCGTTCTGTCCGGATGTCGACCAGATCACCGGATTGCAGTTGAATTTCCCCGTCGAGTCGGGAGTTCACGCCATGCCCGAACAGCACCACATTGCTGcatcgcaacaacaacaacaacagcaacaagacAGACTgtaccaccaccaacaacagcaacaacaacaacaacaacacgatcAACAACACACCCGAGTCTACACAACATCACCTGGTGGTTATTCTACCGTTTCTCAGACTCATCGTCGCGGTGGATCCCCGACGGAATCGGATGGCCTTAGCGGCCTGATCAACTTCAGCCCATCGGCCCTGTTGACGCCGCTGTCCATCGATCAGTCGCCTCTGATGGACGTCCAGTTCGGCTCCTCTCAAATGTCGCCGTGCTCCATCAATTCCTCCTCATCGCCGGTTCCTCATTGCGAGTCTTCCGGCGGATTACTCAACCGCAGCCTTCACGCCCACACGCCGGCCCCTcaacaccagcagcaacaacagaacaacaacaacaacaataataattccGTCATGTCTGTCGACCAATCGGACAACGAGTCTGTTTCCAACCTGCAAGTCCGCGTTTCCGTCCTCCAGCAGCGG GACATTTCTATGCAACTGGGCTTGCCCAATGACGCCCCACTGGAATTCGTCAACGGCGGACATGGAATTAAAAATCCATTGGTGCACGACAACGACGGCAAGGACTCGACCCGCGATGGATTCGAATCGGATTCGTCGTCCAGGACTCAGATCCACATGAAATCGTCCAAGAGGGGCAACAACAGCGGAGGCGGAAGAGACGGAGCCATTTCGGCCTGCTCGTCGTCGACGGCGGCTGACGGAATGAACACGGGAGCCGATCCTGACGACCCCAACAAATTCACCTGCCGCCTCTGCTCCAAGAGTTTCACCCTGCAGCGACTGTTGAATCGGCACATGAAATGCCATTCGGACGTCAAGCGCTACCTGTGCACCTTCTGCGGGAAGGGTTTCAATGACACGTTCGATTTGAAACGACACACCCGAACGCATACAG GTGTTCGACCCTACAAATGTGCCCTGTGCGAGAAATCGTTTACGCAAAGGTGCTCGCTCGAGTCTCATTGTCTCAAGGTGCATGGTGTTGCCCATCAGTACCAATACAAAGAACGGAGAGCAAag GTATACGTTTGTGAGGAGTGCGGCCACACGACTAACGAGCCTGAGGTGCACTACGTCCACCTGAAAGAGCTCCACCCCTACAGTCCGGCCTTGCTCAAGTTCTACGACAAGAGGCACTTTAAGTtcaccaacaacaactttaCCAACATGCTGCTACAAGTTCGATCCtaa